Proteins co-encoded in one Lynx canadensis isolate LIC74 chromosome C1, mLynCan4.pri.v2, whole genome shotgun sequence genomic window:
- the IHH gene encoding indian hedgehog protein, translating to MSPARLRPRLRFCLLLLLLLVPAARGCGPGRVVGSRRRPPRKLVPLAYKQFSPNVPEKTLGASGRYEGKIARSSERFKELTPNYNPDIIFKDEENTGADRLMTQRCKDRLNSLAISVMNQWPGVKLRVTEGWDEDGHHSEESLHYEGRAVDITTSDRDRNKYGLLARLAVEAGFDWVYYESKAHVHCSVKSEHSAAAKTGGCFPAGAQVRLESGARVALSAVRPGDRVLAMGEDGNPTFSDVLIFLDREPDRLRAFRVIETQDPPRRLALTPAHLLFTANNHTEPAAHFRATFASQVQPGQYVLVAGVPGLQPARVAAVSTHVALGAYAPLTRHGTLVVEDVVASCFAAVADHRLAQLAFWPLRLFHSLAWGSWTPGEGVHWYPQLLYRLGRLLLEEGSFHSLGMAGPGS from the exons ATGTCTCCCGCCCGGCTCCGGCCCCGACTGCGGTTCTgcctgctcctgctgctgctgctggtgccggCGGCGCGGGGCTGCGGGCCGGGCCGGGTGGTGGGCAGCCGGAGGCGGCCGCCGCGCAAGCTCGTGCCGCTCGCCTACAAGCAGTTCAGCCCCAACGTGCCGGAGAAGACGCTGGGCGCCAGCGGGCGCTATGAAGGCAAGATCGCGCGCAGCTCGGAGCGCTTCAAGGAGCTCACCCCCAACTACAATCCCGACATCATCTTCAAGGACGAGGAGAACACGGGCGCCGACCGCCTCATGACCCAG CGCTGCAAGGACCGCCTGAACTCGCTGGCCATCTCCGTGATGAACCAGTGGCCCGGCGTGAAGCTGAGGGTGACTGAAGGCTGGGATGAGGACGGTCACCACTCTGAGGAGTCGCTGCACTATGAGGGCCGCGCGGTGGACATTACCACTTCGGACCGCGACCGCAATAAGTACGGACTGCTGGCGCGCTTGGCAGTGGAGGCCGGCTTCGACTGGGTGTATTATGAGTCCAAGGCCCACGTGCACTGCTCCGTCAAGTCCG AGCACTCTGCTGCGGCCAAGACAGgtggctgctttcctgctggAGCCCAGGTGCGCCTAGAGAGCGGGGCACGTGTGGCCTTGTCAGCTGTGAGACCCGGAGACCGGGTGCTGGCCATGGGGGAGGATGGGAACCCCACCTTCAGTGACGTGCTCATTTTCCTGGATCGCGAGCCAGACAGGCTGAGGGCCTTCCGGGTCATCGAGACCCAAGACCCCCCGCGCCGCCTGGCACTCACGCCCGCCCACCTGCTCTTCACCGCCAATAATCACACAGAACCAGCGGCCCACTTCCGGGCCACATTTGCCAGCCAAGTGCAGCCTGGCCAGTACGTGCTGGTGGCCGGGGTGCCGGGCCTGCAACCTGCCCGAGTGGCAGCCGTCTCCACACACGTGGCCCTGGGGGCCTATGCCCCACTAACAAGGCATGGGACGCTGGTGGTGGAGGATGTGGTGGCCTCCTGCTTCGCGGCCGTGGCTGACCACCGTCTGGCTCAGTTGGCCTTCTGGCCCCTGCGACTGTTTCACAGCTTGGCGTGGGGCAGCTGGACCCCGGGGGAGGGTGTGCACTGGTACCCCCAGCTGCTCTACCGCCTGGGGCGGCTCTTGTTGGAAGAGGGCAGCTTCCACTCGCTGGGCATGGCTGGGCCAGGGAGCTGA